Part of the Xenopus tropicalis strain Nigerian chromosome 3, UCB_Xtro_10.0, whole genome shotgun sequence genome, GAAATACTAAACAGTTGTGCACAAGGTGAAGCTTCCAGCAAGTATCTCAGAAGAATCATTCATCATGGTGTGAAAAGGTTCTTTATGGGCAAAACATGGATAGAATGCTCAGATGTAAAATAAGCTTTTGTTGGGATTTGTTGCCCAATTGTGTTATATTTCTCCCTTTTATTGTTACCTTATAGATCAGTTATTTTGCAAGCAACCCTCTTCTTGGTGATCGGAACCTGTTTCCCTCTTTTTTCCGCACCATACCTAGTGATGAGTTTCAGGTGAGAGGCCTGGCACATCTTGTATCATTTTTTGGTTGGTCTTGGGTTGGTCTGTTGGCCAGTGATGATGACTATGGTCAATATGGAATCCTGATGGCCAAACAGGAGATTACAAATTCTGGAGCTTGCATTGCCTTCATTCAAAATATCTTGACCGGTCAACCAAACAGAAATGCACCACACATTGCCCAGGTCATTAAGGAATCAACTGCAAAAGTTGTGATCGTAATTGCATCTGACTCCGACTTTCTTATTGTGATGGAAGAACTGCTGAGGAAAAATGTGTCTGGAAATATCTGGGTAGGCAGTGAAGCTTGGGTGACTTCTTCTCTACTCTCCGATAAGCAATTCCTTGCCGTTTTGGCAGGTACCATTGGTTTTGCCATCCATGGTGGGCAAATGCCAAAGTTTGGTAATTATCTCAACAGCCTTCGCCCATCAGAAGATCTTCATGATTCCTTCATAAAGGAACTCTGGGAGAAAACATTCTCATGTAAGTGGCTCAGTCAGGACAGCAGAGATATCTTGATGGTCAATACCACAATCCAAGCATGTACTGGCAACGAGACACACAAGGACCTTCTAACTGAAGAACTTTACAGGGTTTCTCTAAATGTTTATACTGCTGTATATGCAATTGCATGGGCACTACAAGGTTTTCTTCATTGTATACCTGGAAAAGGACCATTCCAACATGGAGCCTGTGCCAATATTTCATCATTTTACCCGTGGCAAGTAAGGGggtattaattttaaaaaatgaatccaCTCATTGTAAATCACTTACTATTTACTGCATatgtttgtttctttgttttgcaGCTTCTCGGCTacgttaaaaatgtaaattttcagACCAAAGATGGAAGGCACATTTTCTTTGACGCAAATGGAAATCCTCCGGCTCGTTATGACATTGTCAACTGGCGTGTGAATGCAAAGGGAGGGTTGGAGCAAGTTGTAGTTGGAAGCTATGACTTAAATGCTGCAGATGGGAAGATACTGAAAGTAAACAGCTCCGCTATTACATGGGCCAATAGTAATACACAGGTAAGGCAAGATATGTTTTCATCAAATTACAATCAAATGACCAATCAATAAAAATAACTTGTAGTAGAAGGAATGTACATTCCCATAACCATCTGTAAATGGTGATTTGTTACCAGTTTGGTTCCAAATGAGAGAACTGAAAACTAATATTTGATCATTGAGTGGCCATTTTGGACAAGGGAGATGATTTCTAGAGTCGCTAGTAGTGAGTAGGACCTCTCCATTTGTCCTATAGTTTCAATCTTTGTGTTACTAAGAGATCTACTCTTATATTTATGCTCACACTCTGCGGCCGAGTTATGccacagctagtgatgagcgaaactacaaaaaaattcacccaacGGTGGAAAATGAGTAAAATGGGGGGTATTGTAAGACCTTTTGAAAGGAAGGATGGGCACAGCAATGCAATATTTAATTGTTAtggggaaaacatgcgcaaaacaacCATTGCTGTGCCAACCCCCCCATGTGTATTTATTTCCAAGTTCCTTCTATGTAACTTTACAAAGTAACATCTTCAGCTTTATCATCTGCTTCTTCATGTTTCTTATGGCAAGGTCCTCAAATCCAATTGTTTCCCCCTTTAgggtttagggcagtgatccccaaccagtggctcgcgagcatcATGTTTTTCACCAACccattgaatgttgctcccagatGCTCCAAAGCaagttgtaaaaaaaagtgtagtgatgagcgaatctgtcccgtttcgcttcgccataaaatttacgTAGCGGCAAGAAAAtccacaaaacggcgaaaaattcgcaaaacgcatttggcacctgttttttttgtcgcccatggtttTTTTTGAGACatctgcacctattttgatgagaccttgactttttttgacgtgcaacaaaaaaaatttccgctcaacaaatttttccgcgctgaagttttgcaaaacaattcgccaatggtgaaaagcggaaatccgctgcgaatccatgcctggtgaaaaaatttgctcatcactaaacatgtgtactgccaaacagaccctcctgtaggctgccagtccacataggagctaccaatagtcaatcacagccagtatttggcacccccccccttATCTTCAACATGTGTTATCAAATGTTCAAACTTCTCAACTATATCATTCTTTAATGTTGTCAGGTCCTCCATTTTTCTAAGGTATTGTATAAGCCTACTAGATATACATTGCTTGAACAACTGCTGACCTACATGATTACATGTAGTCGGCAGCAGTCTGGttcaaaataaaattatttccaACTCCTATAGGGCATCCTAATCTGTTTCTCCATCATTCTTTTCAAAGGTCCCTGTTTCCAAGTGCAGCCCAAATTGTACACCTGGATTTAGGAAGGTTATAGTACCTGGGAAACCTCATTGCTGCTATGAGTGTGCTCCATGTCCCCAAGGACAGATGTCAAACCAAACAGGTAAGTAAAATCAATTCTCTACTCATTAGGTATTGCTGGGTTCCCAAGACACCAAATACACAGGCACTtgtccaaaaataaaatatgtagtcATGGACACAAGGGGGATGTAGAAAGGGTAGGAAAAGGATATATCAATCCCTAGATCTTTTTCTCTCAACAAAACATCTGAAAATACTTCCTCTGACATATCTTCTATACATTGGGACCATCCATGAGCAGTACCAAATTAATTAGATCATTCCATGGACTGGGAACGAGAGCACTGATGTTGTATTGTGGTGCTTTTCACTCCCAGTAGAATGCAAGAAGGAAGCCATGGGTGGATAAACACTGAGAGTAGGGCATAAAATCCAAAAATGGAAATCAATTAAACTAGGAACACTATAGAGGAGACCACGGACACAAGGACAGGATAAGGAAATATATGCTGTTTATGAAAATAAGGTGATACTGTaagatttgaactatatataataataatataataataataatattaatcacccctcttactagggttccggttcttttgagaagcagacaaataacccacaccaataagtgtatattaaaatgaatatattgagtagcaaatcaatggattgttacacttaaatgattaattaacacaaaacaatatatatacataatttacatttacagattaatgtaaaaatctacattatagctaccgatgaaaaaagaacatggtggtctgattccttgccatggcctcctctccggtctgtctcacatcctgcccagtcacttcTGTCCAGTCCTccggtgctcctcccaggttcttcCCTCAGGTTCCTTTTCCCAGGTTGCTCCCCCcgaccactgtccagcccacatttatgcacctttcagccactgccccccacataccaactgatcagatgggggttgataatAACCACACTTTGCCCATTGTTCATAACTGTTGAGTCTTTATGGCTTCTCGCAGacatactgtcccaccatccacagaaaaacccttagatatggagatttggcttcgggtgcaacttgaaaaactggtttatagtaatcagtttagtaatcagtagagctccccccatactcagtgtataacacaatagagccacaaacacacatatatatatatatttatatatatcacaaataatggcacccaaatacacgatttcttacaatACCATTATTGTTTTGTAGATTCTGTGGAATGTCATCCATGCTCCTGGAACCGTTGGCCCAATCTACAACAGGACAAATGCCTACCAAGGCCTACAGAGTTCCTTTCCTATGGAGATCCTTTGGGCTACAGCTTAGCAGTCACATCGATCCTCTCCTCCCTGATCCCACTAATTATGTTTGgaatttttttgcattataaGAAAACACCAGTAGTCCGAGCCAACAACTACTCCCTTagctgccttctcctgctttccctgttcctctgttttctttgctctttagggttcattggttacccacagcctgaaaagtgccttctgcgccaggtggcatttgggatggtttttgccctctgcatctcctgtgttctggccaaaaccatCATTGTAATTCTTgcttttaatgcaaccaaacccggcagcagtttgaaaaaatGGATAGGAGTAAAGCTGTCCTTGTGTGTCATTGGATTTTGTGTCTCTATTCAATTCTTTGTTTGTTTGATGTGGTTGATCGTCTCCTCACCATTCTCTGAACTTGACACTGAGACAAAACCTGGAATCCTCATTGTTAATTGCAATGAAGGGTCATCCATTgctttctggtgcatgctgggataccttggactcttggcctccatcagtttcattgttgccttcctggccagacgcctccctgacagtttcaatgaagccaaattgatcacattcagtatgttggctttcctcagtgtgtgggtgtcctttatcccagcctatctcagtgcccggggcatgtatactgtggcaatggaggtctttgccatcttgtcttccagttgggctgtggttgcctgtatctttgtgccaaaatgttttattgtattgtttaGACCCACCATGAACTCCAGAGAACTTTTGAGTAAAGGAAGAGGTCAAAAATAGcaataagcgaatctgtcccgttttgcttcaccaaaaattttgagaaactgctgaaaatattgcaacaatttcaagaaatgtggctaccacacaacttttttgacccgTGCATCATTTTGTTTTTACGCCATCATGACTTATTTGActtgaccgcaacttttttgacctgACCGCAAATTTTTGTTGATAGTTTAGTGAAAAAAAtatggcaatggcaaaatgccaaattttgcagcgaatccatacctggtaaaATAAATTTTACTCATAACTAGTCAAAAATAATTGCAAGCTCCTGTGAGCTTGAGGACCATCTGATCCGACTTGTATTGTGCAACTCTTCTTAAGTTATTTTAAGACCCTAGTTTgtcataaatgaatgtaaagtgctgcataaaattCGGGTGCAATATATGTacagatgatgatgaagatgatggcCAGAACGGCTGAGCGACTCATCTGATCTTAACGCGGCTAGATGAAAGAAAACAATCAGAACCATAACCAGCCACTCAAGTCACCTATGAGCAATTCATCCGGCACAAACCAAATTATTCCCTTAGGCCTGCCCAACGATTTTTTGCTTGTTGGACTTTAATATTCTCCATTTTATGTGAACTACTTCAGAGGGATTTACTTCCATCTTTTCCCTAGGATCATTTTACtcataggggcaaatttactaaacaattttgatatttttttagatattttcaagatttacgaatgggtttttgccagtactcaatttttctgatattgtttctccaaaaattcgagtttttcagaattttttcctgaaaaattagagtttttcaaAATAactcgtgatttattaatgtttgatgaacttttttttttgccaaacttttttttgccagatttgatctgtcaagtaccattgagtcttgTGGAGGCTTAGAATACTAGAAGAATAGAATAgccagtgacagcctgtccttgacacattttcaaggggaagttaattagtgatgggcaaatctgtcccatttcacttcactgcaaaatttgcaaaactatggaaaaatttgtgaaaaagtgGAAAATTCACAAAGCGTGGGtgccacgtgactttttttgatgtatgtgactttttttaaagACTGCCCCCTCTTTTGACATgactatgcattttttttatgcaaccgtgccttttttgacacaattgTACTCTTTGTTTTGAGACCGCaaatttttgtgctaaaattttgtggaagttttgcaaaaatctgggaatcagcacttatattgtagtgtcacccactgtgacctacagcacttatatttgcctatttgtgtctgtaagttacccctcccatatagattgtaagctctacggggcagggacctccatcctcttgtgtctttgactgttaacttattgcaactgtaccttgtatttatttgtatttattgctatactttgtatttatctattatcttattaaccccctgtttgtattaatgtattctactgtacagcgctgcgtacataagtagcactttataaataaaaatatacatacatacatacatacaaaactattcgccaatggcaaaatgcagaatttcactgcaaatccatgcctggtgaaaaaatgtgctcatcaataAAGTTAatcccttattattttctgtttcactcagtttcaaggggaagttaatcccatcattgctttctgtttcacccagtttcaaggggaagttaattccctcattgttttctgtttcacccagtttcaaggggaagttaatcccatcattgctttctgtttcacccagtttcaaggggaagtcaatcccctccttgttttctatttcaagattttcaaggggaagttagtcccatcattgttttctatttcacccagtttcaagtgccaatgctcctaaaatggcagctggagcAGCCATTTTTGAATATAAACTTGatttaagcattattgtgacattttataaacacaacaatgattgagtttatTTCAAATCTATACCATGTCAAGGTTATACAACGTTTAGGCCAGAGACAAACGAATTTTAGtcaatcagccccataatgtaccATGTCTTTGGTATAAACCTGTAAATTTCATTACCAGTCTCCTTATCAGGGGCAATTTCATAATAAGTTATGATAACACTAAACTAACCCAATATCcatcacccgtaggtggggggtatcgggagaagatctgcttgcagatctgaaggtgtatggggacctttactatgTGTTCAAATCCAAATATGACAATTTGCCACCTAAAACTTACTAAGATCACGtggaagccaatggcagatgtaaCATtctccttccctggaggatctttctttcGCTTTGATACTTtagagtagcgatgagcgaatctgtcccgtttcttttctttgaaaagatttgcaaaacggtgaaaaatttgcgaaacgtcgaaaatgtcacgcatcaaaaaatacTGCCGCGAGTGTCATTTTTTCGAAGCAACAGTTTCTTTTGATTCGGGCAAAACATTTTGATGCGGGTGACTATTTTTTGACACGAGCAACAATTTTTACGTGGCAAATTTTGGCGCCCATTTCGTGGAAATATCCGCAAATGGTAAAAcatgaaaattcgctgtgaattcatgtctggcaaattattttgctcattactacttaaAAGGTTTgggattttttacactgtttttttttgtgcgacaaatgtTAAAAAAGCTGCAGTTTTCATGAgacaaataaaatatagtttaataaaatagtttattcgaattttgaaattcaaaaaaatgagaaatgttagagccttagtaaatctgcccactGTGTCTTACAGACAGAAATAATGGTGTGTGTGCATTGTATAGAGAAAAGTGCTCCATCTTCAGGAGGCAagtgtttgtacaggtataggacccattatccagaatgctcaggaccaagggtattctggataaggggtctttccgtaatttggatctccatgccttaagtctgctaaaacatcaataaaacattaaataaacccaatagggctgttctgcccccaataaggggtaattatatcttagttgggatcaagtacaggtactgttttattattacagagaaaagggaatcatttaaccatgaaataaacccaatagggctgttctgccccaataaggggtaattatatcttagttgggatcaagtacaggtactgttttattattacagagaaaagggaatcatttaaccattaaataaacccaataggattgttctgcccccaataaggggtaattatatcttagttgggatcaagtacaggtactgttttattattacagagaaaagggaatcatttaaccattaaataaacccaatagggctgttctgccccaataaggggtaattatatcttagttgggatcaagtacaggtactgttttattattacagagaaaagggaatcatttaaccattaaataaacccaatagggctgttctgcccccaataaggggtaattatatcttagttgggatcaagtacaggtactgttttattattacagagaaaagggaatcatttaaccatgaaataaacccaatagggctgttctgccccaataaggggtaattatatcttagttgggatcaagtacaggtactgttttattattacagagaaaagggaatcatttaaccattaaataaacccaatagggctgttctgccccaataaggggtaattatatcttagttgggatcaagtacaggtactgttttattattacagagaaaagggaatcatttaaccattaaataaacccaatagggctgttctgcccccaataaggggtaattatatcttagttgggatcaagtacaggtactgttttattattacagagaaaagggaatcatttaaccatgaaataaacccaatagggctgttctgcccccaataaggggtaattatatcttagttgggatcaagtacaggtactgttttattattacagagaaaagggaatcatttttataaatggagtctatgggagatgtcctttccataattgggaactttctggataatggttttccggataacggaccccatacctgtatattgttttattttgttgttcTCATATTACTGTGCTGATAAAATTCACTGCAGACAGGGAGGACTCAAGGAGTTTGGAGAACTTGAACTCCAAAGATCACCTGGATAcgttaaattgtattttatttcataCCTGGCTAAATACAAGATCCGCAATATATTAGTTGAACGAACATGAAGGTTGGGCAGTGTTTTTTTCTAACTCAGAATCccatataaatacatgttttctTTGGGGACCAACATAACATTTGACATTGAGAGGCAGATTTTCCAGTATTAATTAAAAGTCCCAGCATAGTTAAGATAATCATAATTACCGTGTGAGTTCCCTTAGGCCTAACAGTcactgtaatatataaaaaatatctcAGTAACTTCCTTCAATTACAACGGAGAAAGTTTTTTGAGAATCAATTGCGACGAGACAACCCCGTTATATTTTAGACATGAGGTGCCCTGGGATGATCCTTTCTACAGCATGGATTTTGTATTGTATAGGAGAAGGCTTTGGCTCTGGTTGCAGCCTTCCCAGTGAGCCCATTACTGGCTATGTAAGCCAGCCGGGAGATATAGTTATAGGGGGAACCTTTCCAGTGCATTTGAGTAGAATTGATAATAACCTTGATTTTACTAGAAAACCCCCGGAGATGCATTGCCAGACGTAAGTAACCAGACGTAAGTAACCTTCTCATGTTGGTCTGTAGATCCACCAAAAACTAAAGGGTCATATAAAAGCAACACCGAGAAGCTGTAACATTTGTGTTGAGCTTGTGTTCagttgtaaatgttatttttgacCAAAACTAGCCAAACTGCTCAATATCTTGATATGTAATGGTTGGTTTGAAAGGTTTGCATTTACTTGATAAGAAGGAATGATTTTTATGGagttatttctagtgatgagcgaatttttttgccaggcatggattcgcagtgaatttccgcatttcggcattggcttattgtttcgtgaaacttcagtgaaaattcgctgtgcaGAATTTTTTGGTCACGTGCCAAATTGtgcacggttgcgtaaaaaagggcgcggtcgcggcaaaaaagggtgcggtcgcgtcaaaattgggcgcggtcatgtaaaaaaacgTGGGCAACAAATAAATAGCAGCAGCaccaaaaaatagatgcagcagacaaaaaaaaatagccgtgggtgacaaaaaagacacgggcgacaaaaaaaaaaatagtacgacaaatgtgttttgtgaattttcttgccgtttcgcgaattttatggcgaagcaaaacgggacagattcgctcatcactagttatttttACCTCAGGGCCCATTTATAAAACATCAGCAATTTCTTGGATTTGATCAAAGTGTCTGTTTTCTTTCTGATTTTCAAATTTATGATGTTTGGTCTCCAAATTACTTTCTCCTTTTTATATAAAACTTTGGCACACGTTTCAAAGGTCATTTTTACCTACAACATTTACTGAACCCAGGAATCTGTTTGAGAAAACGTGTGAAAGGGATGATTGATTATCCACGCCATTCTTAATGTTATCCAAGTAATGCTGGTCCAACTCTTAACAGCATCCAAGGCAACCACACATTCTTGTTCgtaccccaccccccaccccggTGAAATGACAAATGGGGGGGTGTCAAGCAGGAGTGTCAATGCAACGCACAATGGTGACTTTCAGCTCCCCAGCCGGCGGCAGCTTCAGTTTCAGGAAGCAAAACTAGGAGAAGGCAAAATGAAGCCCTAGGCACTTGTATCTTCTGCCTCCCCCTGGTTCCAGCTTTGTATCCAAGTCCAGAATTGCCAGACATGCAGAGGGGCTTAACATGTTCATTTCATAAAAATGTTGTCAGtctttgtataaataaatctgaTGCTTTGGTAAAAACATATTTGAAAACTAAGGTCAGCAGAAGATGTGAATCTAGGACACCCCAGGCAGGAAGCTACAACCCTACTAGATAGACCATTAATTCTCCTACTGTTTCCAAGTATAAAATAACACATTCTGAAACAGGTATTCCCTTTGTCCTCTCCTTTATACCAGGATTGCTACTGAGTATTACCAGAGTATGCAGGCCCTAATATTTGCGGTGGAAGAGATAAATGGAGATCACGAGCTTCTTCCCAACATCACCTTGGGCTTCCAGATTTTTGACAAATGCACCACCCTAAGGCGCTCAGCACAAGGAGCTCTTTGTATGCTCTCGGGTGGGAACAAAATAACACCAAATTATCGCTGCCACAATGGGGCGCCTCTTGCTGGTGTCATTGGCGACTCTGGTTCCACACATTCCATTCTTATGGCAGAAATATTAGGGCTTTACAGATATCCACAGGTAAGGCAATATGCTAAACTGAAAATATAATTCTACACTTgtacatattatatacatattatatctCAAACATAATTACTACCTTTGTTATTTTTGTCCCCATAAAATGCATCTTGCAGATCAGTTATTTGTCAACCAACCCTATTCTTAGTGATCGGAACCTGTTTCCTTCCTTCTTCCGTACAATCCCTAGTGATgagtttcaaatgaggggtctGGCTCAGCTGGTGTCTTATTTCGATTGGTCTTGGGTTGGATTCATAGCTGATGATGATGACTATGGACAGTTTGGACTTCAGATGGCGAAACAGGAAATAATAAACGCTGGAGCTTGTGTTGCTTTTGCTGAGAACATCTTGATTGGTCAACCCAACAGGAATGCTCCACGACTTGTCCAGGTCGTAAGAGAGTCATCTGTAAAAGTTGTGGTTGTGATTGCATCTGATCATAACTTTGTCATTGTGGTGGAAGAGCTACTGAGGGAGAACGTGACGGATAAAATTTGGGTTGCCAGTGAAGGTTGGGCAACCTCGGCTCTACTCTCTCAAAAAAAATTCCAAGTGGTTTTGGTGGGCACCATTGGTTTTGCCATTCATGGTGCGAAAATGCCAGAATTTACCAAATACTTCCAAAGACTTCATCCGTTTCAAGATTTTTACGACCCATTCATAGAAGAATTTTGGGGACAAACATTCTCATGTATTTTACTCAACCAGGGCAATCCTGTTCAACTCAGCAGCAATTCTACAATCCAGACATGTACGGGGAATGAAACACTTGAGAGTCTTCTAACTGGAAACTATCATAGAATTTCTTTCAATGTATACACG contains:
- the LOC100495230 gene encoding vomeronasal type-2 receptor 26; the encoded protein is MACKLPSQRINGFQTSPGDIVIRGTFPIHLDRLHHNFDFTSKPQEVQCQRFAPEYYQSMQALIFAVQEINQDPELLPNITLGFQIFDTCIALRRAAEGALWMLSGEQDITPNYCCDKGAPLAGIVGDSGSTRSILMAQILGLRQYPLISYFASNPLLGDRNLFPSFFRTIPSDEFQEITNSGACIAFIQNILTGQPNRNAPHIAQVIKESTAKVVIVIASDSDFLIVMEELLRKNVSGNIWLLGYVKNVNFQTKDGRHIFFDANGNPPARYDIVNWRVNAKGGLEQVVVGSYDLNAADGKILKVNSSAITWANSNTQVPVSKCSPNCTPGFRKVIVPGKPHCCYECAPCPQGQMSNQTDSVECHPCSWNRWPNLQQDKCLPRPTEFLSYGDPLGYSLAVTSILSSLIPLIMFGIFLHYKKTPVVRANNYSLSCLLLLSLFLCFLCSLGFIGYPQPEKCLLRQVAFGMVFALCISCVLAKTIIVILAFNATKPGSSLKKWIGVKLSLCVIGFCVSIQFFVCLMWLIVSSPFSELDTETKPGILIVNCNEGSSIAFWCMLGYLGLLASISFIVAFLARRLPDSFNEAKLITFSMLAFLSVWVSFIPAYLSARGMYTVAMEVFAILSSSWAVVACIFVPKCFIVLFRPTMNSRELLSKGRGQK